Within Calditrichota bacterium, the genomic segment AAAGTAACATGAACTAAATAATATGAATGACCAGTTGGAAAATTTTAAGTAAAATAGCAATGAAAATAATAAAAGCCTTACGGCTTAATTCCTAAATTGGAGTGGATAAATTGGAGTGGAGTTAAGGCGTCAGCCTTTTAAAAACAATAAATTAGCGACTTATGTTCAATTTTAACTGGTCATTCGCATTAAATAATAAAAAGTGAGGGCAAAAATAACCATGATGAAGAAAAAGAGAGTCTGTCGCTTTTGCGAGGAAGACATAAAATATGTGGATTTTAAAGAGGTCAAGCGCCTTGTGCGGTTTACCACGGAACAGGGAAAAATTATTCCCCGGCGAACCTCGGGAACATGCGCCAAACATCAACGTCAGCTTGTAAAAGCAATTAAGCGAGCGCGACATCTGGCGTTGATTCCGTTTGTTTCTGAAATCACAAGATAGTAAACTTTTAACGCACGAGGGCAAGCAGAATGAAAATAATTTTACGCAAAGATTTTGAAGACCTCGGCAAGGCCGGGGATGTGGTGACCGTAAAAAGCGGTTATGCAAGAAATTTCTTGATTCCTCAGGGCATTGCCTTGAAAGCGGACTCTGCCGCCGTGAAACAATTGGCATCAGAGAAAAAAATGGAAGAGTTGAAAGTAACGCGAAGCAAAAAAGCAGCCCAACAATTAGCGGAAGAATTGGAAAAAGTTTCGTGCACAGCGACGGTTACGGTCGGCGAAGAAGACAAAGTTTTCGGTTCCGTGACTACGCAGCAGATTTCGGATTTGCTGAAAGAAAAAGGCTACGAAGTTGATCGCAAGAAAATCAAGCTCGAAGAACCTATAAAAGCACTGGGGATCTACGATGTGCCGATAAAACTTCACCCCGAAGTGGAAATAAAAATAAAATTGTGGGTGGTTAAAGAATAGGTCTCTTTTCGCGCCAATCGTCATTACGGCGAATTTTCAATTGAAAAGTATCGTTTGAATTTTCCAAGTGAGCCAATGATTAACTCTAATAATGGACCCTCCCACGCAAATGTGCAGTGAAATGAAAATATAAAAAAGACTGAGTTTTCTCAGTCTTTTTTTATCAAAAAATGATTAAAATTTAAAAAAAGCATTGACTTTAATGTAAAATAATGTTAAATTTTTTCAATAGTTTGCTAAAAATCGGCGCATCTTGTGAGGGGATAGAAAAAACCAAAAGTTAGCGCATTTTCCGCAGCCT encodes:
- the rpsR gene encoding 30S ribosomal protein S18 encodes the protein MKKKRVCRFCEEDIKYVDFKEVKRLVRFTTEQGKIIPRRTSGTCAKHQRQLVKAIKRARHLALIPFVSEITR
- a CDS encoding 50S ribosomal protein L9, whose protein sequence is MKIILRKDFEDLGKAGDVVTVKSGYARNFLIPQGIALKADSAAVKQLASEKKMEELKVTRSKKAAQQLAEELEKVSCTATVTVGEEDKVFGSVTTQQISDLLKEKGYEVDRKKIKLEEPIKALGIYDVPIKLHPEVEIKIKLWVVKE